The Populus trichocarpa isolate Nisqually-1 chromosome 2, P.trichocarpa_v4.1, whole genome shotgun sequence genome has a window encoding:
- the LOC18096361 gene encoding uncharacterized protein LOC18096361 has product MLRKGALYNDMPRYVCCAGNLPSSGKCGESQCPELCLCTEELVHLFQQLRLESDYNLELILFCGRVCACIQSQSKIEMDKRDGKFGPQPAVAVPPVRQMSRIDQPIPPHAGYAPQQTCGQPYGYPPAPQAQGYPPPVGYPPSAYPQPHAYPPPGHSR; this is encoded by the exons ATGCTGCGCAAAGGAGCTCTTTACAATGATATGCCAAG GTATGTCTGCTGTGCTGGCAATCTTCCAAGTAGTGGGAAGTGTGGAGAAAGTCAATGCCCTGAACTTTGCCTTTGCACTGAG GAATTAGTGCACTTATTCCAGCAGTTGAGACTTGAGAGCGATTACAATCTTGAACTAATACTTTTCTGTGGCAGGGTTTGCGCATGTATTCAG AGCCAGAGTAAGATTGAAATGGACAAGAGAGATGGTAAGTTTGGGCCACAGCCTGCTGTGGCTGTACCTCCAGTGCGGCAGATGTCACGTATTGATCAGCCAATTCCTCCACATGCCGGCTATGCACCTCAACAAACATGTGGGCAGCCTTATGGCTATCCTCCAGCCCCACAAGCTCAAGGTTACCCTCCTCCTGTTGGATATCCCCCTTCTGCCTATCCACAGCCTCATGCATATCCTCCACCTGGCCATTCAAGATGA
- the LOC7497215 gene encoding uncharacterized protein LOC7497215 isoform X1 — MYMAYGWPQVIPLEQGLCPSQQRIIYFKVINRLFLVVSPSRLELWSSSQHKVRLGKYKRDAESLEREGENIQAVWSPDTKLIAILTTSFFLHIFKVQFSEKRIQIGGKQPSGLFLANITLVLNEQVPFADKELTVSNFVSDNKHMLLGLSNGSLYSISWKGEFYGAFEINPYSRDSSDTSISPHSLGNGFASGRASSGSVSNHNITRKTAIVQLELCLPMRLLFVLYSDGQLVSCSVSKRGLKQVEYIKPEKKLGSDDAVCTSVASDQQILAVGTRRGVVELYNLAESASLIRSVSLSDWGYSMDETGPVSCIAWTPDNSAFAVGWKLRGLTVWSVSGCRLMSTIRQIGLSLSSPKVKPNQECKYEALMNGTSLMQWDEYGYKLYVIEEESLERVIAFSFGKCCLSRGVSGMTYVRQVIYGEDRLLVVQSEDTDELRILHLNLPVSYISQNWPVQHVAASKDGMHLAVAGLHGLILYDIQLKKWRVFGDITQEQKIQCKGLLWLGKIVVVCNYIDSSNTYELLFYPRYHLDQSSLLCRKPLLAKPMVMDVYQDHILVTYRPFDVHIFHVRLLGELTPSSTPDLQLSTVRELSIMTAKSHPAAMRFIPDRLPRELASDNHISSSEFLDTEPARCLILRTNGELSLLDLDDGHERELTDSVELFWVTCGQSEEKASLIEEVSWLDYGHRGMQVWYPCPGADPFKQEDFLQLDPELEFDREVYPLGLLPNAGLVVGVSQRMSFSACTEFPCFEPSPQAQTILHCLLRHLLQRDKTEEALRLAQLSAEKPHFSHCLELLLFTVFDAEISRQNVIKNQVSVPKHAGNCSLLEKTCDLIRNFSEYLDVVVSVARKTDGRYWADLFSAAGRSTELFEECFLRRWYRTAACYILVIAKLEGPAVSQYCALQLLQATLDESLYDLAGELVRFLLRSGKEYDQTSTDSDMPSPRFLGYFLFHSSYKKPSLDKSNSLKEQSAHIASVKSILESHASYLMSGKELSKLVAFVKGTQFDLVEYLQRERYGSARLENFASGLELIGQKLQMGMLQSRLDAEFLLAHMCSVKFKEWIVVLATLLRRAEVLFDLFQHDIRLWKAYSITLQSRPAFSEYHDLLEGLEERLSSVSNLQEK, encoded by the exons ATGTATATGGCATACGGATGGCCGCAGGTGATCCCTCTAGAACAAGGACTCTGTCCTTCACAGCAGCGGATCATTTATTTCAAAGTCATCAATCGCCTCTTCCTTGTTGTCTCTCCTTCTCGCCTCGAGCTCTGGAGCTCCTCTCAG CATAAAGTGAGGTTAGGCAAGTATAAGAGAGATGCGGAGTCGTTGGAGAGAGAAGGCGAAAATATACAGGCTGTGTGGAGTCCTGATACCAAACTGATAGCCATTCtt ACAACATCTTTCTTTTTACATATATTCAAGGTTCAATTCTctgaaaaaagaatacaaattGGAGGGAAGCAACCATCTGGCTTGTTTCTTGCTAATATAACTCTTGTTCTTAATGAGCAAGTGCCCTTTGCAGATAAGGAATTGACAGT GAGCAATTTTGTAAGTGATAACAAACATATGTTACTAGGACTTTCCAATGGATCTCTATACAGTATCTCCTGGAAGGGAGAG TTTTATGGAGCTTTTGAAATTAATCCCTATTCACGTGACAGCAGTGATACCTCCATCTCACCACATTCTTTAGGTAACGGTTTTGCTTCTGGAAGGGCTTCTTCAGGTTCTGTATCTAATCATAATATCACCAGGAAGACTGCTATTGTGCAGCTGGAACTTTGCTTGCCGATGAGGTTGCTGTTTGTCTTGTATTCTGATGGACAACTAGTATCATGCTCTGTAAGCAAGAGAGGTTTAAAGCAAGTTGAATATATCAAACCTGAAAAAAAGTTAGGTTCTGATGATGCTGTATGTACTTCAGTAGCTTCAGATCAACAAATCCTTGCTGTTGGTACCAGAAGAGGGGTTGTTGAGTTATACAACCTAGCAGAATCTGCATCTCTCATTCGTTCTGTGTCTTTGTCTGACTGGGG CTATTCCATGGATGAAACTGGTCCTGTCAGTTGTATCGCGTGGACACCTGATAATTCTGCTTTTGCTGTTGGGTGGAAGTTAAGAGGACTTACAGTATGGTCTGTATCTGGGTGTCGTTTGATGTCAACAATTCGTCAAATTGGTTTATCTTTATCTTCTCCAAAGGTTAAGCCAAACCAAGAATGTAAATACGAGGCATTGATGAATGGCACCTCATTGATGCAGTGGGATGAATATGGTTATAAGCTTTATGTGATTGAAGAAGAGTCTCTTGAGAGAGTTATTGCATTTTCATTTGGCAAATGCTGCCTCTCCAGAGGAGTTTCAGGAATGACATATGTTCGTCAAGTTATTTATGGTGAAGATCGGTTGCTTGTTGTACAGTCCGAAGATACTGATGAACTCAGAATTCTACATCTAAACCTTCCA GTTTCCTATATCTCCCAAAACTGGCCAGTTCAACATGTTGCAGCTAGCAAGGACGGAATGCACTTAGCTGTTGCAGGCCTCCATGGGTTGATCTTATATGATATACAGCTGAAAAAGTGGCGAGTGTTTGGAGATATTACTCAGGAACAAAAGATTCAGTGTAAAGGGTTATTATGGCTAGGGAAGATTGTTGTTGTCTGCAACTACATTGATTCTTCTAACAC GTATGAATTACTTTTTTATCCAAGATACCACCTTGACCAGAGCTCCTTACTTTGTCGAAAGCCATTGCTTGCTAAACCAATGGTGATGGATGTCTATCAAGACCACATACTTGTCACATATCGCCCGTTTGATGTCCACATATTCCATGTGAGATTGTTAGGTGAACTGACTCCTTCTAGCACTCCAGATTTGCAG CTTTCTACAGTACGAGAACTTTCTATCATGACTGCAAAGAGCCATCCTGCAGCTATGCGTTTCATCCCTGACCGGCTTCCAAGAGAGTTGGCCTCAGACAATCATATTTCATCGTCAGAGTTTTTGGACACAGAGCCTGCTAG ATGTTTGATACTGAGAACAAATGGGGAACTTTCGCTTTTGGATTTGGATGATGGACATGAAAGAGAGCTCACTGACTCTGTTGAATTATTTTGGGTTACTTGTGGTCAATCAGAGGAGAAGGCAAGTCTAATTGAGGAAGTCTCTTGGCTGGATTACGGCCACCGAGGCATGCAG GTTTGGTATCCATGTCCAGGTGCTGATCCTTTTAAACAGGAAGACTTTTTGCAG ttGGATCCAGAACTAGAATTTGATCGTGAAGTGTATCCTCTAGGGCTTCTTCCAAATGCCGGGTTGGTTGTTGGTGTTTCCCAGAGAATGTCCTTTTCAGCTTGCACTGAATTTCCATGTTTTGAGCCATCTCCTCAAGCTCAAACCATACTGCATTGCTTACTCAGACACCTTCTTCAG AGAGACAAAACAGAGGAGGCTTTGCGGTTAGCACAATTATCAGCAGAAAAGCCTCACTTTTCCCATTGCCTGGAATTGCTCCTTTTTACTGTATTTGATGCAGAAATTTCAAG GCAAAATGTGATCAAGAACCAGGTATCTGTCCCTAAACATGCTGGCAACTGCTCTCTTTTGGAGAAGACCTGTGATTTGATAAGAAACTTCTCAGAGTATCTTGATGTAGTTGTGAGTGTTGCAAGAAAAACTGATGGTCGATATTGGGCAGATTTATTCTCTGCTGCTGGAAGATCAACAGA GTTGTTTGAAGAATGCTTCCTAAGGAGATGGTATCGTACTGCAGCTTGCTATATACTT GTGATCGCGAAACTTGAAGGTCCTGCTGTCAGTCAATACTGCGCCTTACAATTATTGCAG GCAACACTTGACGAATCTTTGTATGACCTTGCTGGAGAACTG GTGCGCTTCTTGCTGAGGTCTGGAAAGGAATATGACCAGACATCGACTGATTCAGATATGCCATCTCCCagatttttgggttattttcttttccattccaGTTACAAGAAGCCATCATTGGACAAGAG TAATTCCTTGAAAGAGCAAAGTGCTCATATTGCTTCTGTGAAGAGCATCTTAGAAAGCCATGCTAGCTATTTGATGTCAGGGAAAGAACTTTCCAAGCTTGTGGCTTTTGTAAAAGGCACTCAGTTTGATTTAGTG GAATACCTTCAACGAGAAAGATATGGTAGTGCTCGCTTAGAGAATTTTGCATCAGGGCTGGAATTGATTGGGCAGAAG CTTCAAATGGGAATGTTGCAAAGCCGGTTGGACGCAGAGTTTCTATTGGCTCATATGTGTTCTGTGAAGTTCAAGGAATGGATAGTTGTTCTGGCCACACTTTTAAGACGAGCTGAG GTTCTTTTTGATCTTTTCCAGCATGATATCAGGTTGTGGAAAGCATATAGCATCACCCTTCAG TCACGCCCTGCATTTTCTGAATACCATGATCTGCTTGAAGGCTTGGAAGAGAGACTCTCATCTGTCTCAAATTTGCAAGAGAAATGA
- the LOC7457353 gene encoding brassinosteroid-responsive RING protein 1 — MGFPVGYSEVFLPKLFVHILSFLGFIRNLILCLFNYLGLSGFLETDNIWPDNPIRMSCYPPLSAALLREILPVIKFEDLVTGDGGCCDLPESCAVCLYEFEGEDEIRWLKNCKHIFHRTCLDRWMDHDRKTCPLCRNSFVPDEMQEEFNQRLWAANNDVSDFYCE; from the coding sequence ATGGGGTTTCCAGTTGGGTATTCAGAGGTTTTCTTACCAAAGTTGTTTGTACACATACTTTCCTTTCTGGGTTTTATCAGAAACCTCATTCTGTGTCTTTTCAACTATCTGGGGTTGTCAGGTTTTCTTGAAACAGACAATATTTGGCCCGACAACCCGATCCGAATGTCCTGCTACCCGCCTCTATCAGCTGCCCTTCTCCGGGAAATCTTGCCTGTCATCAAGTTCGAGGATTTGGTTACTGGGGATGGTGGTTGTTGTGACTTGCCGGAGAGTTGTGCTGTTTGTTTGTATGAGTTTGAGGGAGAGGATGAGATCAGGTGGTTGAAGAATTGTAAGCACATTTTTCACAGGACTTGTTTGGACCGTTGGATGGATCATGATAGGAAAACGTGTCCACTTTGCAGGAACTCGTTTGTGCCTGATGAGATGCAGGAAGAGTTTAATCAACGGTTATGGGCTGCAAATAATGATGTTAGTGATTTTTACTGTGAGTAG
- the LOC7497215 gene encoding uncharacterized protein LOC7497215 isoform X2, with amino-acid sequence MLLGLSNGSLYSISWKGEFYGAFEINPYSRDSSDTSISPHSLGNGFASGRASSGSVSNHNITRKTAIVQLELCLPMRLLFVLYSDGQLVSCSVSKRGLKQVEYIKPEKKLGSDDAVCTSVASDQQILAVGTRRGVVELYNLAESASLIRSVSLSDWGYSMDETGPVSCIAWTPDNSAFAVGWKLRGLTVWSVSGCRLMSTIRQIGLSLSSPKVKPNQECKYEALMNGTSLMQWDEYGYKLYVIEEESLERVIAFSFGKCCLSRGVSGMTYVRQVIYGEDRLLVVQSEDTDELRILHLNLPVSYISQNWPVQHVAASKDGMHLAVAGLHGLILYDIQLKKWRVFGDITQEQKIQCKGLLWLGKIVVVCNYIDSSNTYELLFYPRYHLDQSSLLCRKPLLAKPMVMDVYQDHILVTYRPFDVHIFHVRLLGELTPSSTPDLQLSTVRELSIMTAKSHPAAMRFIPDRLPRELASDNHISSSEFLDTEPARCLILRTNGELSLLDLDDGHERELTDSVELFWVTCGQSEEKASLIEEVSWLDYGHRGMQVWYPCPGADPFKQEDFLQLDPELEFDREVYPLGLLPNAGLVVGVSQRMSFSACTEFPCFEPSPQAQTILHCLLRHLLQRDKTEEALRLAQLSAEKPHFSHCLELLLFTVFDAEISRQNVIKNQVSVPKHAGNCSLLEKTCDLIRNFSEYLDVVVSVARKTDGRYWADLFSAAGRSTELFEECFLRRWYRTAACYILVIAKLEGPAVSQYCALQLLQATLDESLYDLAGELVRFLLRSGKEYDQTSTDSDMPSPRFLGYFLFHSSYKKPSLDKSNSLKEQSAHIASVKSILESHASYLMSGKELSKLVAFVKGTQFDLVEYLQRERYGSARLENFASGLELIGQKLQMGMLQSRLDAEFLLAHMCSVKFKEWIVVLATLLRRAEVLFDLFQHDIRLWKAYSITLQSRPAFSEYHDLLEGLEERLSSVSNLQEK; translated from the exons ATGTTACTAGGACTTTCCAATGGATCTCTATACAGTATCTCCTGGAAGGGAGAG TTTTATGGAGCTTTTGAAATTAATCCCTATTCACGTGACAGCAGTGATACCTCCATCTCACCACATTCTTTAGGTAACGGTTTTGCTTCTGGAAGGGCTTCTTCAGGTTCTGTATCTAATCATAATATCACCAGGAAGACTGCTATTGTGCAGCTGGAACTTTGCTTGCCGATGAGGTTGCTGTTTGTCTTGTATTCTGATGGACAACTAGTATCATGCTCTGTAAGCAAGAGAGGTTTAAAGCAAGTTGAATATATCAAACCTGAAAAAAAGTTAGGTTCTGATGATGCTGTATGTACTTCAGTAGCTTCAGATCAACAAATCCTTGCTGTTGGTACCAGAAGAGGGGTTGTTGAGTTATACAACCTAGCAGAATCTGCATCTCTCATTCGTTCTGTGTCTTTGTCTGACTGGGG CTATTCCATGGATGAAACTGGTCCTGTCAGTTGTATCGCGTGGACACCTGATAATTCTGCTTTTGCTGTTGGGTGGAAGTTAAGAGGACTTACAGTATGGTCTGTATCTGGGTGTCGTTTGATGTCAACAATTCGTCAAATTGGTTTATCTTTATCTTCTCCAAAGGTTAAGCCAAACCAAGAATGTAAATACGAGGCATTGATGAATGGCACCTCATTGATGCAGTGGGATGAATATGGTTATAAGCTTTATGTGATTGAAGAAGAGTCTCTTGAGAGAGTTATTGCATTTTCATTTGGCAAATGCTGCCTCTCCAGAGGAGTTTCAGGAATGACATATGTTCGTCAAGTTATTTATGGTGAAGATCGGTTGCTTGTTGTACAGTCCGAAGATACTGATGAACTCAGAATTCTACATCTAAACCTTCCA GTTTCCTATATCTCCCAAAACTGGCCAGTTCAACATGTTGCAGCTAGCAAGGACGGAATGCACTTAGCTGTTGCAGGCCTCCATGGGTTGATCTTATATGATATACAGCTGAAAAAGTGGCGAGTGTTTGGAGATATTACTCAGGAACAAAAGATTCAGTGTAAAGGGTTATTATGGCTAGGGAAGATTGTTGTTGTCTGCAACTACATTGATTCTTCTAACAC GTATGAATTACTTTTTTATCCAAGATACCACCTTGACCAGAGCTCCTTACTTTGTCGAAAGCCATTGCTTGCTAAACCAATGGTGATGGATGTCTATCAAGACCACATACTTGTCACATATCGCCCGTTTGATGTCCACATATTCCATGTGAGATTGTTAGGTGAACTGACTCCTTCTAGCACTCCAGATTTGCAG CTTTCTACAGTACGAGAACTTTCTATCATGACTGCAAAGAGCCATCCTGCAGCTATGCGTTTCATCCCTGACCGGCTTCCAAGAGAGTTGGCCTCAGACAATCATATTTCATCGTCAGAGTTTTTGGACACAGAGCCTGCTAG ATGTTTGATACTGAGAACAAATGGGGAACTTTCGCTTTTGGATTTGGATGATGGACATGAAAGAGAGCTCACTGACTCTGTTGAATTATTTTGGGTTACTTGTGGTCAATCAGAGGAGAAGGCAAGTCTAATTGAGGAAGTCTCTTGGCTGGATTACGGCCACCGAGGCATGCAG GTTTGGTATCCATGTCCAGGTGCTGATCCTTTTAAACAGGAAGACTTTTTGCAG ttGGATCCAGAACTAGAATTTGATCGTGAAGTGTATCCTCTAGGGCTTCTTCCAAATGCCGGGTTGGTTGTTGGTGTTTCCCAGAGAATGTCCTTTTCAGCTTGCACTGAATTTCCATGTTTTGAGCCATCTCCTCAAGCTCAAACCATACTGCATTGCTTACTCAGACACCTTCTTCAG AGAGACAAAACAGAGGAGGCTTTGCGGTTAGCACAATTATCAGCAGAAAAGCCTCACTTTTCCCATTGCCTGGAATTGCTCCTTTTTACTGTATTTGATGCAGAAATTTCAAG GCAAAATGTGATCAAGAACCAGGTATCTGTCCCTAAACATGCTGGCAACTGCTCTCTTTTGGAGAAGACCTGTGATTTGATAAGAAACTTCTCAGAGTATCTTGATGTAGTTGTGAGTGTTGCAAGAAAAACTGATGGTCGATATTGGGCAGATTTATTCTCTGCTGCTGGAAGATCAACAGA GTTGTTTGAAGAATGCTTCCTAAGGAGATGGTATCGTACTGCAGCTTGCTATATACTT GTGATCGCGAAACTTGAAGGTCCTGCTGTCAGTCAATACTGCGCCTTACAATTATTGCAG GCAACACTTGACGAATCTTTGTATGACCTTGCTGGAGAACTG GTGCGCTTCTTGCTGAGGTCTGGAAAGGAATATGACCAGACATCGACTGATTCAGATATGCCATCTCCCagatttttgggttattttcttttccattccaGTTACAAGAAGCCATCATTGGACAAGAG TAATTCCTTGAAAGAGCAAAGTGCTCATATTGCTTCTGTGAAGAGCATCTTAGAAAGCCATGCTAGCTATTTGATGTCAGGGAAAGAACTTTCCAAGCTTGTGGCTTTTGTAAAAGGCACTCAGTTTGATTTAGTG GAATACCTTCAACGAGAAAGATATGGTAGTGCTCGCTTAGAGAATTTTGCATCAGGGCTGGAATTGATTGGGCAGAAG CTTCAAATGGGAATGTTGCAAAGCCGGTTGGACGCAGAGTTTCTATTGGCTCATATGTGTTCTGTGAAGTTCAAGGAATGGATAGTTGTTCTGGCCACACTTTTAAGACGAGCTGAG GTTCTTTTTGATCTTTTCCAGCATGATATCAGGTTGTGGAAAGCATATAGCATCACCCTTCAG TCACGCCCTGCATTTTCTGAATACCATGATCTGCTTGAAGGCTTGGAAGAGAGACTCTCATCTGTCTCAAATTTGCAAGAGAAATGA
- the LOC7497215 gene encoding uncharacterized protein LOC7497215 isoform X3: protein MRLLFVLYSDGQLVSCSVSKRGLKQVEYIKPEKKLGSDDAVCTSVASDQQILAVGTRRGVVELYNLAESASLIRSVSLSDWGYSMDETGPVSCIAWTPDNSAFAVGWKLRGLTVWSVSGCRLMSTIRQIGLSLSSPKVKPNQECKYEALMNGTSLMQWDEYGYKLYVIEEESLERVIAFSFGKCCLSRGVSGMTYVRQVIYGEDRLLVVQSEDTDELRILHLNLPVSYISQNWPVQHVAASKDGMHLAVAGLHGLILYDIQLKKWRVFGDITQEQKIQCKGLLWLGKIVVVCNYIDSSNTYELLFYPRYHLDQSSLLCRKPLLAKPMVMDVYQDHILVTYRPFDVHIFHVRLLGELTPSSTPDLQLSTVRELSIMTAKSHPAAMRFIPDRLPRELASDNHISSSEFLDTEPARCLILRTNGELSLLDLDDGHERELTDSVELFWVTCGQSEEKASLIEEVSWLDYGHRGMQVWYPCPGADPFKQEDFLQLDPELEFDREVYPLGLLPNAGLVVGVSQRMSFSACTEFPCFEPSPQAQTILHCLLRHLLQRDKTEEALRLAQLSAEKPHFSHCLELLLFTVFDAEISRQNVIKNQVSVPKHAGNCSLLEKTCDLIRNFSEYLDVVVSVARKTDGRYWADLFSAAGRSTELFEECFLRRWYRTAACYILVIAKLEGPAVSQYCALQLLQATLDESLYDLAGELVRFLLRSGKEYDQTSTDSDMPSPRFLGYFLFHSSYKKPSLDKSNSLKEQSAHIASVKSILESHASYLMSGKELSKLVAFVKGTQFDLVEYLQRERYGSARLENFASGLELIGQKLQMGMLQSRLDAEFLLAHMCSVKFKEWIVVLATLLRRAEVLFDLFQHDIRLWKAYSITLQSRPAFSEYHDLLEGLEERLSSVSNLQEK from the exons ATGAGGTTGCTGTTTGTCTTGTATTCTGATGGACAACTAGTATCATGCTCTGTAAGCAAGAGAGGTTTAAAGCAAGTTGAATATATCAAACCTGAAAAAAAGTTAGGTTCTGATGATGCTGTATGTACTTCAGTAGCTTCAGATCAACAAATCCTTGCTGTTGGTACCAGAAGAGGGGTTGTTGAGTTATACAACCTAGCAGAATCTGCATCTCTCATTCGTTCTGTGTCTTTGTCTGACTGGGG CTATTCCATGGATGAAACTGGTCCTGTCAGTTGTATCGCGTGGACACCTGATAATTCTGCTTTTGCTGTTGGGTGGAAGTTAAGAGGACTTACAGTATGGTCTGTATCTGGGTGTCGTTTGATGTCAACAATTCGTCAAATTGGTTTATCTTTATCTTCTCCAAAGGTTAAGCCAAACCAAGAATGTAAATACGAGGCATTGATGAATGGCACCTCATTGATGCAGTGGGATGAATATGGTTATAAGCTTTATGTGATTGAAGAAGAGTCTCTTGAGAGAGTTATTGCATTTTCATTTGGCAAATGCTGCCTCTCCAGAGGAGTTTCAGGAATGACATATGTTCGTCAAGTTATTTATGGTGAAGATCGGTTGCTTGTTGTACAGTCCGAAGATACTGATGAACTCAGAATTCTACATCTAAACCTTCCA GTTTCCTATATCTCCCAAAACTGGCCAGTTCAACATGTTGCAGCTAGCAAGGACGGAATGCACTTAGCTGTTGCAGGCCTCCATGGGTTGATCTTATATGATATACAGCTGAAAAAGTGGCGAGTGTTTGGAGATATTACTCAGGAACAAAAGATTCAGTGTAAAGGGTTATTATGGCTAGGGAAGATTGTTGTTGTCTGCAACTACATTGATTCTTCTAACAC GTATGAATTACTTTTTTATCCAAGATACCACCTTGACCAGAGCTCCTTACTTTGTCGAAAGCCATTGCTTGCTAAACCAATGGTGATGGATGTCTATCAAGACCACATACTTGTCACATATCGCCCGTTTGATGTCCACATATTCCATGTGAGATTGTTAGGTGAACTGACTCCTTCTAGCACTCCAGATTTGCAG CTTTCTACAGTACGAGAACTTTCTATCATGACTGCAAAGAGCCATCCTGCAGCTATGCGTTTCATCCCTGACCGGCTTCCAAGAGAGTTGGCCTCAGACAATCATATTTCATCGTCAGAGTTTTTGGACACAGAGCCTGCTAG ATGTTTGATACTGAGAACAAATGGGGAACTTTCGCTTTTGGATTTGGATGATGGACATGAAAGAGAGCTCACTGACTCTGTTGAATTATTTTGGGTTACTTGTGGTCAATCAGAGGAGAAGGCAAGTCTAATTGAGGAAGTCTCTTGGCTGGATTACGGCCACCGAGGCATGCAG GTTTGGTATCCATGTCCAGGTGCTGATCCTTTTAAACAGGAAGACTTTTTGCAG ttGGATCCAGAACTAGAATTTGATCGTGAAGTGTATCCTCTAGGGCTTCTTCCAAATGCCGGGTTGGTTGTTGGTGTTTCCCAGAGAATGTCCTTTTCAGCTTGCACTGAATTTCCATGTTTTGAGCCATCTCCTCAAGCTCAAACCATACTGCATTGCTTACTCAGACACCTTCTTCAG AGAGACAAAACAGAGGAGGCTTTGCGGTTAGCACAATTATCAGCAGAAAAGCCTCACTTTTCCCATTGCCTGGAATTGCTCCTTTTTACTGTATTTGATGCAGAAATTTCAAG GCAAAATGTGATCAAGAACCAGGTATCTGTCCCTAAACATGCTGGCAACTGCTCTCTTTTGGAGAAGACCTGTGATTTGATAAGAAACTTCTCAGAGTATCTTGATGTAGTTGTGAGTGTTGCAAGAAAAACTGATGGTCGATATTGGGCAGATTTATTCTCTGCTGCTGGAAGATCAACAGA GTTGTTTGAAGAATGCTTCCTAAGGAGATGGTATCGTACTGCAGCTTGCTATATACTT GTGATCGCGAAACTTGAAGGTCCTGCTGTCAGTCAATACTGCGCCTTACAATTATTGCAG GCAACACTTGACGAATCTTTGTATGACCTTGCTGGAGAACTG GTGCGCTTCTTGCTGAGGTCTGGAAAGGAATATGACCAGACATCGACTGATTCAGATATGCCATCTCCCagatttttgggttattttcttttccattccaGTTACAAGAAGCCATCATTGGACAAGAG TAATTCCTTGAAAGAGCAAAGTGCTCATATTGCTTCTGTGAAGAGCATCTTAGAAAGCCATGCTAGCTATTTGATGTCAGGGAAAGAACTTTCCAAGCTTGTGGCTTTTGTAAAAGGCACTCAGTTTGATTTAGTG GAATACCTTCAACGAGAAAGATATGGTAGTGCTCGCTTAGAGAATTTTGCATCAGGGCTGGAATTGATTGGGCAGAAG CTTCAAATGGGAATGTTGCAAAGCCGGTTGGACGCAGAGTTTCTATTGGCTCATATGTGTTCTGTGAAGTTCAAGGAATGGATAGTTGTTCTGGCCACACTTTTAAGACGAGCTGAG GTTCTTTTTGATCTTTTCCAGCATGATATCAGGTTGTGGAAAGCATATAGCATCACCCTTCAG TCACGCCCTGCATTTTCTGAATACCATGATCTGCTTGAAGGCTTGGAAGAGAGACTCTCATCTGTCTCAAATTTGCAAGAGAAATGA